The DNA window TTTCTTCATTCATCGCGAATCCAGGGATCGGAGTGAAAGGATCACGGCGGGTGAGCTGCAGGTTGAGCGAGCCCGCCTTGCCGCTGCCCGCCTCGTTGCCGGTCGGCAAAATCAGGTAGCCGATCCCCGAATGCAGGACCCAGTAACGTTGGTCGAGCGGCAACGAGACGTTTGCCTCCGGTCCGTCCCCGGCATGGGTCGTGGTCGTTCCGTCCTGGGCGATGACCGTGACATCCCCGTTCCAGTCGCACTGGTTGAGGTTGGTGCGGGTCGTCACGCCATCCGGAATCTCACCGCCACGGCTGGTGGTGATCGAGTGGATCAGCATCAGCATGCCGTCGTCGGTGAACACATGCATCTTCCGGCAATTGCCGCCGGTGTTCTTGTTGACGTAGTGGAAAGCCGCGTGGCCGAGTTCGCCGTCGGTCACGCCACCCGCGGTCGATCCGCCGCCGGCGCGGTAGCGGTCGGGCGCGTGAAGTTCGTCGTCGAGGTGCGTCGTTCCCGGCAGCGACCGGTAGCGCCACAGCGACGGGTTGTCGGCGAGCTTGCGAATCTGGCCGTAGGCGGAGTTCGGCGCGTTGCGGTGGATGCCAGTGAATTCCTTGCCCGTCCGCATGAAGGTGGTCACGCCGTCGGCGAAGGACATGTTCCACGGGAAGTGCCCGGCGAACGACTCGATCGGTCCGGCCATCGGCGAGATCATCTTCAGGTCGATCTGGTAGTCGTCGCGGCGGTGGACGGTCAACAGGTTTCGCCAGAAGAAACGATGCCCGGTGATCGTGTTCGCGGCCTTGGCGTGGATCCGCGCGTGCATGGCCTTCAGCGAGCTACGGTCTTCGTCGTAGATGGCGCCCTCCGGAAGGTTGGTCAGCCGGTTGGCGAGTTGCGTGAGCTCCCAAACGTTTCCCTTGTGGTCGTTGTGACGGCCGTTGGTGACCCACGGGTCCGTACCTTGGTAAAAGAACCACTCGAACGCGAGCAGGTAGCGGGTGAGCCGTCGGTACTGCTCGCGGGTGTAACCCCATGGCGACCCGAACCTCGCGCCGTTGGCGATGCGCGAGTACCAGTCGCGGCCGTAGCCGTGCATATGGATGTGGCGGCCGTTGGCATTGTGGAAGATGAACATGCCGTCGCTCGACAGGCCCTCGGCCCGGCCGGCGGCGTAGCGGAAGTGGCTGTCCATCAGGCAGGCCGCGGTGTCCCATGCGTGGGGATCGTCGAGCGAGCGCGCGGCGCGCCAGAAGTTCACGATGAGGTTGTCATTGTCGCCGTAACCGTCGTTGGCGCCGTGATGGGCCTCGGAAAAGAACGAGCGCGAGAGGCAGGTGGCGACCGCGTATTGGGCGAGCTCGGATCGCGCCTGCAATGCTTCCAATTGGAGGTCGGGCACCGTGTCGCAGAGCGAAAGGAATCCGCGCAACGACTCGAAGTGCCGCATCATCCGCCCGTCGGTCTTGCCGAAACCGGCGACCTTGAGCTGATCGGGATGGGATCGCAGGAATTCGGACCTCGCGCCGATCAATGCGAAAGCCGCGCGGGCGGCACGTGGGTCTCCTGCAAGCGACTTGCCTTTGAGGAAGGCGGCAACCAGTAGGTTGCTGTGTTTGATGAAGGTCGGGGCATCACCGACGTAAGGGTTGAGGTCCGCGCCTTCGGCCAGAACCGCATCGATGATTGCCGCCGCTTCCGTGTCGTTCGCCGATGGATGGATCTTCGCCGCACGGTGGGCGAGCCCGTCGGTGACCGATGCGAGGGCCGCCTCCCGAACGGAATCGACCCGGTGGGCGAGACGGGACTCGGGGAAGGGCACGAACGTTTCCGAGCCGGGCGGCTTCCACATCAGGCGCGATGCGAGGTGCGGCTGCTCTTCGGTATTGGCGAGCAGCACCTCGATGGGAATCGTGCCAGCTTTCCCGGCCTCTAGCTTGAGGGGCATAGCGACCTCCGAGGCGCTGGCTCCAACGGCCCAGCGGCCGGGCAGATTGCAGTCGAGCCGGAACTCGTGCGTGCCGGGTTCCTCGATGAGCAATTCTCCCGCAATCCGCGCGTAGACGCGGAAGCCCGGCGAGAGATCGTTGAAGGGGTAGTTATGGATTCCGCGGCTCTCGATGATCGCGGCGCGGTCTTTCGCGATCGAGAGCGAAGGTAGCAGTCCGCAAAGGTACGACGGCTTCTCCCACCACGGACGCGTGACGTCATCGAGTGGCGGGGTGTGGACCGACTCGCCGGTCCGGAACGCCGGATAGCCATTGGCGGTGTAGCCGTCCGGCCAGCTTGCCTTGCCGCCGAACTTGACGGGCTCCTTCAGGTCGAACGCTTCGCCGTCGCGCCGCTCGAATTCGTAGATCAGCCCCGGATAAAGCGCGTCGCTGCCGTCGGGGAAACGGATCGTGAATTCCTGCTCCACGGCCGGGTCACCCGCGCTGCTCTCCGATAAGGTCGCCGCCAAGCGAGTGAACCGCTTCCTCAGCGCGAAGCTGCCAAGGTCGAGCTGTTCGGCCGGCCCCGAGTACCACAGCACCCCGGTGTCGGGATCACGGAGGCTCAGGTCGCGTCCGGACGATGCGGTGGTCGCCTCGATTCTGAGGTAGCTGCCGGGCTGGACCTCGATCTCACCTTCGGCCCAGCCGCCATTGATCAGAATGCCGGGCCTCGAGGGAGCTTCGGTGGTCGCTTCGTGGGGCTCGGGCTGCGGGCTTTCCTCGCCGCAGGAGATCAAGGCCGCGCAGAAGGAAACACTGAGAAGACGTCGGAAAAGCATGGGTTGTGAGATCGGGATGGCCGGTCGGGCCAAGGAACGGCTCGGGCCCGGGTATGCTTTCAGATGCAGGAATCAATCCGGAAGGTGAGTTTTCTTGATCGGATGGGCGAGGGATGGCCCGCTCGGGTGGACGACCGATCCGGAAACATCAGGGACCGGATCCGCGTAGTCGCCCGCCTGATCCCTGTCGATTTCCCATGCGATTTACTCACCTTGTCACGCTCTTCACCCTTGCAGTCGGACTCTCCCACGCCGCCGAGCAGAAGCCGAACATCCTCGTGATCTATGCCGATGATCTCGGCTACGGCGATGTCGGCTGCTACAACCCGGAGCGCGGGAAAATCGACACACCCCACATCGATGCGCTCGCCGCACAGGGGATCCGTTTCACGGACGGGCACTCGTCGTCGGGGGTCTGTTCGCCGTCGCGCTACACCCTGCTGACCGGCCGCTACCACTGGCGCAGCCGGCTGCAGAAGGGGATCGTCAACCATTGGGCGGCTCCTCTCATTTCGCCCAGCCGCCTTACGATCGGAGGTTTGGCCAAGAAGCACGGATACCGCACCGCCTGCATCGGCAAGTGGCACCTTGGCTGGAACTGGCCGATCCCCGAGGGGAAGAAGAGTCTTTTCAGCGGGCCGAAGAAGGGTGCGAAGGCGACCGACGCCCACCGGGCCGTGTGGAAGGAGACATTCTCGAAGCCGATCGGTGGCGGACCGACCGCGGTCGGCTTCGACGAGTACTTCGGCACCGATGTCCCGAACTGGCCACCCTACTGTTTCATCGAAAATGACCGCACGGTTGGCATTCCGACCGAGTTCGGAAGCGATGCGTTGTTTCGTCCCAACCAGGCCAGCACCCAGGGTCCTGCGCTCGAAGGCTGGATGCTTGAGCCGATCCTGCCGGCGCTGGGTGATCGCGCGGTCGAGTTCATCGAGCGCGAGGCGAAGACGCCGGAACCATTCCTGATCTACCTGCCTCTGACGTCACCGCACACGCCGCTTTCGGTGAACGACGAATGGAAGGGCAAGAGCGGCCTCGGTGCCTATGCCGATCTCGTCATGGAGACCGACGCGGTCGTGGGCCGCGTGCTGAAGGCACTCGATGATGCCGGCGTCACGGACAACACGCTGGTCGTCTTCACGAGTGACAACGGCTGCGCCCACTACATCGGCACAGCGGAGATGGAGAAGAAGGGGCACTTCGCCAGCGGGCCGCTCCGCGGCTACAAGTCGGACACTTGGGAAGGTGGACATCGTGTTCCGTTCATCGTTCGCTGGCCCGGTGTCGCGAAGGCCGGCGGTGTCTCGGGACAGCTGGTCCACCAAGCGGATCTGATGGCGACCTTTGCCGATGCCATCGGCGCCGAGCTCGGACACGATGAGGGCGAGGACAGCTTCAGCCTCGTACCGCTCCTGAAGGGCAGTGACGAACCCGTTCGCACGACCTCGGTCAGTGCCTCGATCCGTGGACTGCCGTCGTTCCGCACGGGATCATGGAAATTCATCCCCGGTTCCGGGTCCGGCGGGTGGACCGGAGGCGGGGCGAAGAAGGGCGTCCAACTTTACAACCTCGCTGAAGATCTGGGGGAAAAGAACAACCTCGCGGATCAGGAACCGGCCCGTGTCTCGGAGATGAGGATCGCGTTCGAGGCGATCATTTCCAACGGCCGCAGCACGCCCGGACCGAGGCAGCCGAATGACGTCAAAGTGGTACGCTTCGGTCCCAAGGACGGATAACTGCGAGGCGAAGTCGACGCTTTAGCCTCGACGGCATCGGTGGTGATACGCCCTAGTTTCCGGATGACTGCCGAGGATCATCCGGAAAAACTGTCGGGCCACGAATCGCAGGACTCGGAACAAGCGAAGCCGCGTCGCAGGCGGCGGCGGAAGTGGGTCACTGCGATCATCGTGATTGCCCACATCCTCGGTGCGCTGACATCGGTGAAGGCGATCATGGAGACCCGCACCGCGCAGGGTGCGGTTGCGTGGGCGATTTCGCTCAACACGATGCCCTACGTCGCGGTGCCTGCCTACTGGGTGTTCGGTCGCTCCGACTTCAATGGGTACGTCAATGCCCGGCGCGATCACCGGGAGGTGTTGACCGAGTACTGGGACGACTTCGAGGGCAAGCTGGAGGAAAAGGACCTCGTCTGGCAGGGCCCGGCCCGCGATCCGTTTGTTTCCGAAGAGCTCGCGATGCTGCCGGCAACCGGCGGCAACGATGCCGAGTTGCTGGTCGATGGCGATGCGGTCTTCGAATCGATCCTCGAGGGGATCAAGCGGGCCGAGAAGTACGTG is part of the Haloferula helveola genome and encodes:
- a CDS encoding polysaccharide lyase family 8 super-sandwich domain-containing protein; this encodes MLFRRLLSVSFCAALISCGEESPQPEPHEATTEAPSRPGILINGGWAEGEIEVQPGSYLRIEATTASSGRDLSLRDPDTGVLWYSGPAEQLDLGSFALRKRFTRLAATLSESSAGDPAVEQEFTIRFPDGSDALYPGLIYEFERRDGEAFDLKEPVKFGGKASWPDGYTANGYPAFRTGESVHTPPLDDVTRPWWEKPSYLCGLLPSLSIAKDRAAIIESRGIHNYPFNDLSPGFRVYARIAGELLIEEPGTHEFRLDCNLPGRWAVGASASEVAMPLKLEAGKAGTIPIEVLLANTEEQPHLASRLMWKPPGSETFVPFPESRLAHRVDSVREAALASVTDGLAHRAAKIHPSANDTEAAAIIDAVLAEGADLNPYVGDAPTFIKHSNLLVAAFLKGKSLAGDPRAARAAFALIGARSEFLRSHPDQLKVAGFGKTDGRMMRHFESLRGFLSLCDTVPDLQLEALQARSELAQYAVATCLSRSFFSEAHHGANDGYGDNDNLIVNFWRAARSLDDPHAWDTAACLMDSHFRYAAGRAEGLSSDGMFIFHNANGRHIHMHGYGRDWYSRIANGARFGSPWGYTREQYRRLTRYLLAFEWFFYQGTDPWVTNGRHNDHKGNVWELTQLANRLTNLPEGAIYDEDRSSLKAMHARIHAKAANTITGHRFFWRNLLTVHRRDDYQIDLKMISPMAGPIESFAGHFPWNMSFADGVTTFMRTGKEFTGIHRNAPNSAYGQIRKLADNPSLWRYRSLPGTTHLDDELHAPDRYRAGGGSTAGGVTDGELGHAAFHYVNKNTGGNCRKMHVFTDDGMLMLIHSITTSRGGEIPDGVTTRTNLNQCDWNGDVTVIAQDGTTTTHAGDGPEANVSLPLDQRYWVLHSGIGYLILPTGNEAGSGKAGSLNLQLTRRDPFTPIPGFAMNEETREAISNSPAKDRKAPVFHLSIDHGPHPKDASASYFVCMRGDAADAKTWLSSPPVEILANRAELQAARDPRDGTSHAFFREAGELKDPDGVLLFRTPTPLSVMWRPATSSVTLQDPIAACTADTDKMIDTAEVVLGSGLADIDAETRVAIPLRGTNDPDDRFRGMPATHKVE
- a CDS encoding arylsulfatase, which codes for MRFTHLVTLFTLAVGLSHAAEQKPNILVIYADDLGYGDVGCYNPERGKIDTPHIDALAAQGIRFTDGHSSSGVCSPSRYTLLTGRYHWRSRLQKGIVNHWAAPLISPSRLTIGGLAKKHGYRTACIGKWHLGWNWPIPEGKKSLFSGPKKGAKATDAHRAVWKETFSKPIGGGPTAVGFDEYFGTDVPNWPPYCFIENDRTVGIPTEFGSDALFRPNQASTQGPALEGWMLEPILPALGDRAVEFIEREAKTPEPFLIYLPLTSPHTPLSVNDEWKGKSGLGAYADLVMETDAVVGRVLKALDDAGVTDNTLVVFTSDNGCAHYIGTAEMEKKGHFASGPLRGYKSDTWEGGHRVPFIVRWPGVAKAGGVSGQLVHQADLMATFADAIGAELGHDEGEDSFSLVPLLKGSDEPVRTTSVSASIRGLPSFRTGSWKFIPGSGSGGWTGGGAKKGVQLYNLAEDLGEKNNLADQEPARVSEMRIAFEAIISNGRSTPGPRQPNDVKVVRFGPKDG